The following proteins are co-located in the Polystyrenella longa genome:
- a CDS encoding AAA family ATPase, whose product MAEHDKMGADQDSIDKLSRAYHDVKEQMAQVIVGQQDVVDQLLIAMFSRGHCLLEGVPGLAKTLMISTLARCLSMDFSRIQFTPDLMPADITGTEVLQENRETGVREFRFINGPLFHNVVLADEINRTPPKTQAAMLEAMQERQVTVGQTRHKLNEPFFVLATQNPIEQEGTYPLPEAQQDRFMFKVFVDYPSFAEERLIAKQTTGVSVDDIKPVLSAKEIIDLQNVVRQVPVTDHIVDYALAIVRQTRINQPGTPDFINEWLSWGAGPRAVQYLLLGGKARALLNGRTYVSTDDIAALAPPVLRHRIVTSFSAESEGITPDKVVERLVAETPSKEGELTSDPRLQKIFAA is encoded by the coding sequence GTCGGACAACAGGACGTCGTTGATCAGTTGCTGATCGCCATGTTCAGCCGTGGGCACTGCCTTCTGGAAGGGGTCCCTGGTCTAGCCAAGACATTGATGATCAGCACGCTCGCTCGTTGTCTCTCGATGGACTTCAGCCGAATCCAGTTTACCCCCGACCTGATGCCAGCGGACATCACCGGAACGGAAGTTCTGCAGGAAAACCGGGAGACCGGAGTCCGGGAATTTCGGTTCATCAACGGACCACTCTTCCACAATGTCGTGCTTGCGGACGAGATCAACCGGACACCTCCTAAGACTCAGGCGGCCATGCTGGAGGCGATGCAGGAACGTCAGGTGACCGTCGGTCAAACCCGCCATAAACTGAACGAGCCATTCTTTGTACTGGCGACTCAGAACCCTATCGAGCAGGAAGGAACCTACCCGCTTCCAGAAGCGCAGCAGGACCGGTTCATGTTCAAGGTGTTCGTTGACTATCCGTCGTTTGCCGAAGAGAGACTGATTGCCAAACAGACAACCGGCGTCAGCGTCGATGATATTAAACCGGTTTTGTCGGCCAAGGAGATTATCGATCTGCAAAATGTGGTCAGACAGGTACCTGTGACCGACCATATCGTCGATTATGCCCTCGCGATCGTACGACAAACGCGCATCAATCAACCCGGTACGCCCGATTTCATCAATGAGTGGCTTAGCTGGGGGGCTGGACCCCGAGCGGTGCAGTATCTGCTCCTCGGTGGAAAGGCTCGTGCATTGTTAAATGGTCGAACCTATGTTTCTACCGATGACATCGCCGCCCTTGCCCCGCCTGTTCTGCGGCATCGTATCGTTACTTCGTTCAGTGCCGAGAGCGAAGGCATCACCCCCGACAAAGTTGTCGAACGTCTGGTGGCGGAAACACCCTCCAAGGAAGGTGAGCTGACAAGTGACCCGAGATTACAGAAAATTTTTGCGGCCTGA
- a CDS encoding DUF58 domain-containing protein gives MRPEEISRISQLEVRARHIVEGFLSGLHRSPYFGQSIEFVQHREYVPGDDIRRIDWKAWSKTDKYYTKLYEEDTNLRTTLVVDLSESMSFQSGSMSKFDYGCTIAAALSYLLLRQQDSVGLVTFADGVKKQLPPSSQRNQLHAILASLAEQSPEKKTNIADILGRVTEFRARKGFVVVISDFFVDQQELFRGLQMLRTRGHDVMLFHVLDDQELDFDYQGTTQFEGMEETGELVCDPRALREGYLEAMQSFVDGLRTYCAKNMIDYQTIRTSEHLDAALSYYLNHRLGLGRSVRT, from the coding sequence TTGCGGCCTGAGGAAATCTCGCGGATTTCCCAGTTGGAAGTACGGGCACGGCATATCGTGGAAGGTTTCCTTTCCGGTTTGCACCGCAGCCCCTATTTCGGCCAGTCGATCGAATTCGTCCAGCACCGGGAATACGTGCCGGGCGATGATATTCGACGTATTGACTGGAAAGCCTGGTCCAAAACAGACAAGTACTATACGAAGCTGTACGAGGAAGATACCAACCTGCGTACCACGTTGGTGGTAGACCTCAGTGAATCGATGTCTTTCCAGTCAGGCTCAATGTCCAAATTCGACTACGGTTGCACCATCGCGGCGGCACTCAGCTATCTGTTGCTGCGCCAACAGGATTCGGTCGGACTGGTGACTTTTGCAGATGGCGTCAAAAAGCAGCTACCCCCCAGCAGTCAACGGAATCAGTTGCACGCCATTCTGGCTTCTCTCGCGGAGCAGTCGCCCGAAAAGAAAACGAACATTGCGGACATCCTCGGACGTGTCACTGAATTCCGAGCGAGGAAAGGATTTGTTGTCGTTATTTCAGATTTCTTTGTAGATCAACAAGAACTCTTCCGTGGTCTGCAAATGCTGCGAACTCGCGGTCACGACGTCATGCTGTTTCATGTTTTGGATGATCAGGAACTCGACTTTGACTATCAGGGAACGACCCAGTTTGAAGGCATGGAAGAAACAGGCGAGCTTGTCTGTGACCCTCGCGCGCTGCGGGAAGGTTATCTCGAAGCGATGCAGTCTTTCGTGGACGGTCTGAGAACCTACTGCGCAAAAAACATGATCGACTATCAGACGATCCGGACAAGCGAACATCTCGATGCCGCCTTGTCCTACTATTTGAATCACCGCCTCGGCCTCGGTCGCTCGGTGCGAACTTGA